A window of Auraticoccus monumenti contains these coding sequences:
- a CDS encoding C40 family peptidase, giving the protein MSTDTTSTSLPRSTRWTRAAAAVAASLALGAGLALTAPGADAQAAGCTIHLSSYPTIKTGAKGQAATAAECLLHSAGEGVSRNGHLSSADVQNVKRFQGRVGLDRSGTIGRGTWTALLAHGGSRTLRSGSEGGDVKRLQSALTASGRPTKATGRYYSPTSSQVKSLQKAMGVRQTGRTDSAVWKALQAGRHTIAPPKKPAAATTTKADKAVAFAKQQLGDRYVYGGTGPSSWDCSGLTQGAWKAAGVSIPRTSQSQYSGVSRKVSKGDLRPGDVVFFYSGRSHTGLYVGDGYIIHASRPGQPVAKVKMSTMPFNGAVRPA; this is encoded by the coding sequence TTGAGCACAGACACCACCAGCACCAGCCTGCCCAGGAGCACCCGCTGGACCCGCGCCGCCGCTGCCGTGGCGGCCAGCCTGGCCCTCGGCGCGGGGCTGGCCCTGACGGCGCCCGGCGCCGACGCCCAGGCCGCCGGCTGCACCATCCACCTCTCCTCCTACCCCACCATCAAGACCGGGGCCAAGGGGCAGGCCGCCACCGCGGCGGAGTGCCTGCTGCACTCGGCGGGCGAGGGCGTGAGCCGCAACGGCCACCTGTCCTCCGCCGACGTCCAGAACGTCAAGCGCTTCCAGGGCCGGGTCGGCCTGGACCGCAGCGGCACCATCGGACGGGGCACCTGGACGGCGTTGCTGGCCCACGGCGGCTCGCGCACGCTGCGCTCCGGCTCCGAGGGCGGGGACGTCAAGCGGCTGCAGAGCGCGCTGACGGCCAGCGGTCGTCCCACCAAGGCCACCGGGCGGTACTACTCCCCCACCTCCAGCCAGGTGAAGTCGCTGCAGAAGGCGATGGGCGTCCGCCAGACCGGGCGCACCGACTCCGCCGTCTGGAAGGCCCTGCAGGCCGGGCGCCACACCATCGCCCCCCCGAAGAAGCCCGCGGCCGCGACGACGACGAAGGCCGACAAGGCCGTGGCCTTCGCCAAGCAGCAGCTGGGCGACCGCTACGTCTACGGCGGTACCGGCCCCAGCAGCTGGGACTGCTCGGGCCTGACCCAGGGCGCCTGGAAGGCCGCCGGGGTCTCGATCCCGCGCACCTCCCAGTCCCAGTACTCCGGCGTCAGCCGCAAGGTCTCCAAGGGGGACCTGCGCCCCGGTGACGTGGTGTTCTTCTACTCCGGGCGCAGCCACACCGGCCTGTACGTCGGGGACGGCTACATCATCCACGCCTCGCGCCCCGGCCAGCCGGTGGCGAAGGTGAAGA
- the rplJ gene encoding 50S ribosomal protein L10: MARPDKAATVTELSEQFRSSEAAVLTEYRGLSVAALKELRRSLGDDASYAVTKNTLTKIAAQDAGVEGLDDLLVGPTAIAFITGDVAGVAKGLRDFARANPALVIKGGVMEGRFLDADQVKKLADLESREVLLAKLAGGMQATLQQAVSLLAAPLAQAARGFGALQTAAEADPSLIAGAGEEQNPVEAAPAAETDAAPAADPDAAAAADTDAADAAQDK, from the coding sequence ATGGCGAGGCCAGACAAGGCAGCCACGGTCACCGAGCTGTCGGAGCAGTTCCGCAGCTCCGAGGCAGCCGTGCTGACCGAGTACCGCGGACTCTCCGTGGCGGCGCTGAAGGAGCTGCGCCGCTCGCTCGGGGACGACGCCAGCTACGCCGTCACGAAGAACACGCTGACCAAGATCGCCGCCCAGGACGCAGGTGTGGAGGGTCTGGACGACCTCCTCGTCGGTCCCACGGCGATCGCCTTCATCACCGGTGACGTCGCAGGCGTGGCCAAGGGCCTGCGGGACTTCGCCAGGGCGAACCCCGCGCTGGTGATCAAGGGCGGTGTCATGGAGGGTCGCTTCCTCGACGCCGACCAGGTCAAGAAGCTGGCCGATCTGGAGTCGCGCGAGGTCCTCCTCGCCAAGCTCGCCGGCGGCATGCAGGCCACCCTGCAGCAGGCCGTGTCCCTCCTCGCCGCTCCGCTCGCCCAGGCCGCCCGCGGCTTCGGCGCGCTGCAGACGGCCGCGGAGGCAGATCCCTCGCTCATCGCCGGTGCCGGCGAGGAGCAGAACCCGGTCGAGGCGGCACCTGCCGCTGAGACCGACGCGGCACCCGCCGCAGACCCCGACGCGGCTGCCGCCGCAGACACCGACGCGGCCGACGCTGCGCAGGACAAGTGA
- the rplL gene encoding 50S ribosomal protein L7/L12, which yields MAKLSTEELLDAFKEMTLIELSEFVKTFEDTFGVSAAAPVAVAAAPAAGGAGGDAPAEEESDEVDVILESAGEKKIQVIKEVRALTSLGLKEAKDLVEAAPKAVLEKIKKDDANKAKEQLEGAGATVTLK from the coding sequence ATGGCAAAGCTCAGCACCGAAGAGCTCCTTGATGCCTTCAAGGAGATGACCCTGATCGAGCTCAGCGAGTTCGTGAAGACCTTCGAGGACACCTTCGGCGTCTCCGCCGCGGCCCCCGTGGCCGTGGCTGCCGCCCCGGCCGCCGGTGGCGCCGGTGGCGACGCCCCGGCCGAGGAGGAGAGCGACGAGGTCGACGTCATCCTCGAGTCCGCGGGCGAGAAGAAGATCCAGGTCATCAAGGAGGTGCGCGCCCTCACCAGCCTGGGCCTCAAGGAGGCCAAGGACCTGGTCGAGGCCGCCCCCAAGGCCGTCCTGGAGAAGATCAAGAAGGACGACGCCAACAAGGCGAAGGAGCAGCTGGAGGGCGCTGGCGCCACCGTCACCCTCAAGTGA